A window of Benincasa hispida cultivar B227 chromosome 9, ASM972705v1, whole genome shotgun sequence genomic DNA:
aaagatcttgcttccgctcatggattctcttgaataagagtttcttcagaCACACCTTAACCTAGGAAGGCATGAGGAAGACTAGGTGAAGTAATGATTAAAGGTGACACACCTTAACCTAGGTTAGCATGAAGTAAGGTGATGGACAAAGGTGACACATCTTAACCTAGTATAGCAATAGGAAAACTAGGTGAAAGGTAGTGGAAAAAGGCGACACACCTTAATGTAGAATAGTATGGAGAGTTGGACAAGAGGATTCCTTTTCTTAGCTAAATAGTAAAGCAATTAAGCAGTTAAGTACAGTAGAGAGCGGACAAGATGGTTCACACTCAGATAAGAGGCTAGGTATTGGGAGTTGAGCAAGAAGGCCACTCTCAACTGAGGAATAGTCCAGCTATGTACAAATATTATATGTGTAATGTTTTATGTGAATAATTTATGAAACCCTGTAATGGAAATGTGTTAAGTTTGATTGATCAATTCAGTATGTATTTAAGAATGTTGTTTTCCAAGGTTGAAAGGTTCCACACCTTAGCCTTGGTTAGAGCGAGAGTTGGACAAAAGGGTTCCCTCTTTCAACCTAGCATCAGTTTAGTTATATTTCCAAGTATGACATGTTTTTAAAAGGTTTTATATAAAGGCAAGGTTTACAGTTGGGGAATTGAACAAAAAGGTTCTTTCTCAACTGAGGATCAAACCAGCTATGCTCCAGAAATAtcatgtttttaaaagttatacaCGAATGTTGCTTGACTAGTTTTCAATTACAAGTTTCCAGTTCAAGCATGAGACttatgttttaatttagtcactcactaggcttcttgaagctcattctttttctctatgttTTTATTCCCAAATAGCGAAAGAGAGAAGTTCTAGGGTGTTGTTAAGGTCAAGGGGGTGCCACACCACAGCCACACTTCCAAATttaagttgttgttgtaaacagTTGCAGCTAAGAGTCTGGAATTGTTAAGTTAAGTCTGAAGattgtataaacattatactgtttgtaataaaataagttgactGCTATTGTTTATACTTGGCTTAAAGtatagaaagagaaaaaggttcggatgggcagtaggtatcacaaaagggtggtatttgCCGTCCTCACTTCTCCTTCTGAGTAAAGGTAACAAAGCTTAGAGGGGATGTGACAAAAAAACTGCTCTATTACCAAGTTCGAACACGTAACCAATAGTTGATTGTCGTGTAACGTGATCTGTAGCATAATTAGCATCGTAGAAGCCTTCTAACTTGTAATCCTCACATTTATTGCATAAAATGCCATATTCACTTGTTCCTTTTAGATATCTTAAAATTCTTCGAACTGCTTCAAGATGAGGATTCTTTAGATACTGCATGTAACGACTCAAAACTTAGACCAAATATGAGATATCATGTCTTGTTAAGGTAAGGTAGATTAAACTATCTACCAGTTCGCCATACATTGTTGAGTCTACAATATCTTTTCCTTCATGCatgaaaaactttttattaacCTCCATCGATGTAGATATTGGTTTGCAGTCACTCATGCCATACTTTTGCAAAAGATACTTTGCATACTTCTGTTGTCCAAGGAACAATCCTTTCTCTGAGCACTCTATCTCTAATCTAAGGAAATGCTTTAGTTCTCCAAGCTCTTTCATTTCAATTCGGACTAGTAGATGCTgctttatttttcaaacttcTTCTATGTGGTCTTTTGTTATGAATATATCATGTACATAGACTAATATGATTGTGATCTTTGAGTCTTGAGCTGTgacaaataagttggaatctGCTGGAGTTACTGCAAAGTCACTTTCAACTAGAAATTCTGCAATTATTCCGTACCAGGCTCTTGATGCTTGCTTCAAACCATATAAGCCCTTCTCAACTTTCAAATGTAGTCATGATGAGCTTCACCCTCAAATCCTTTTGATTGCTCCATGTATATTTCTCGATCTAGCTCtccatttaagaaaaaaaacttaaaattcatTTGTCGTAACTTCCAATCTTTACTAGCAATAAGTTCTAATAACTTCCACTACGGAACTTCACCATTCCTTTAGAGAAAACCCTTGAGCCACCAGTCGAGCTTTATATCTTTCTACCATCCCATCTACTCGAGTTTAATTTTGTAAACCCATTTACAAGATATGAGTTTAACATCTTTAGGCTTCAACATCAAGTTTACGTTTGATTCTTTCTTAATGCATCAACTTCTTCTTCCATGGCTTTTCTCCATTGAATATTCTTTGATGCTTCTTCGTATGTTGTTCGCTCTTCAAATGTTGCTAATTCGCATTCATGTATCTGGAATTAGGTTTTCTTAGTCTTGTTGATCTTCGTAATTGTGGCTCTTGATTATGTACTCCACTTTGCCAAGGACTTGGTGTCCTCAAttactcttcttcatcttcgtcgttttcttcttctctttatatTGGAGCTTGTTGTACTTGacttatttcttcttttgatgCTTCTTTGAAAAACTTCTCATCTTTGGGTGCCTTTTCTAATTCGGGTGCCTACCATAATGATACTTCATCAAATATCACATTCTTTGATGTATAGCATCGTCCATTGATAGGATCAACGCACCTCCACCCTTTTCTTTGGTTATCATATCCAACAAAGATATATCTGATTACTTTCTTGTCAGACTTCTTTCTCAGATGATCTAGTACAAACACATAATACACACAATACTTTGGTTATCATGTCACTTTTTATAAGGTGACTTGAACACAAGCCTTTGTTGGGGAAGTTGTTAACCACATGGGTTGTTGTTCCCATGCATTCAACCCAAAATCTTCCTGACACATTATTTGTATGTAACATGCTGCAAAATACTTCTACAAgatgtctattttttctttctatcaCTCCATTTTTTGTTGTGTAGTGTTTGGACATATCAACTTATGACGTATCTTATATTTTTGCAAGTATTGAGAGAATTCATTAGATGTATATTCTCCCCCATTATTTGTATGTAGCCATTGAATTCTCTTTCCTAATTTTCCTTCAACTTGTTCTTTGAATTCTTCAAACTTTATAATTCTTTCAGGCTTCTCTTTCATAAAGAAAACCCAAACATACCTGTAGAAGTCATCAAGAGGTCACCATGTAGTGCATACCACGTTTTAAAGATTGCTTCACAGGACCAACTACGTCAGAATGCACCAGCTTCAATGGTTGCTCTGCACTAAATTTGGACTTCTTGAATGCAGTTGATGTGTCTTTCTATATTAGCAACCAGCATAGACCATGTCTTCTTTGACATCAAGTTGAGGTAGCCCCTTAAGCATAGACTTATTCATCATTATCTTCAATTTTCTATAGCTAAAATGACTAAATCTTGCATGCCACATATCTACTATTTCACTCTTTCGTGTTTTATTCACGTAGGTGGTCTCTGATGACATGACATAGATGGAGTCTATTCTTCGCCCTTCCATCAATGACATACCACTAACTTTGAGATTATGGTACACTTTGACACTTCCAGGTTCAAACACGACGAATTTGCCTACTGATAGCAATTGAGATACTGACACaaaattcttcttcatttcaagAACATAAAATACGTTCTCCAATTTCACGTGATTGGAATTGAAGTGAGGCATTATCATAGTTTGCCAACGTGGCTATTGGCAACTTCGAGTTGTTTGCAGTTACAGCAACTGACTTCCTTTGTACTCAGATGTGTTTTGTAGCTTCCTTTTATCTCTTATCATATGGTTAGAGCAACCTAAATCTAAAATCCAATCATTTTCATAATATACCTCTTCTACATAGAGAGCCAACACTTCGTTCTCCACCATATTGGATGTGGATTGGGGATTGGGATCTGCTATTGCAAAGCATGCCTTTGCATCCAACTCTTCTTCACTGATTCTCTCAGTCTGAGAGGTGACTGTGTTGCTTTCTGCTGCCTTTTTCTTTTGATGATAATCTCTAACATAGTGGCCTATCTTGCCACAGTTATAACATTCACCCTTTTCTATGCTCATGATTTTGATTAGTTTTACTAGCTCCCCCTACTTGAGAGCATTTTGGGATTTCTTCATCTCCTTTTGATCCTactttattttgatatttttattggCCTTTTCTTTGGCCACTAAAGAGAGCTTCTTCGTTATTGTTCTTTATTGTGACCTCCGACATTTGCTTAGCCAATGCTTCTTGACTCCcaagtatattttctatgtcaaTTAGAGAAGATTGGATTGCCTAACCTTGAATAGCAGCAATAAAGCTTCTAAATTCAAGTTTAAGTCCATGAATAATAATTCTTCTCACCCTTGATTCTAAAATAGCAGAAGTAGGATCTAATTAAGAGATTTCACGGCATAGAGTTTTTACCTTGGTGAAGTATTGGTTGATAGTCATCTCCCTTTGACCAAGTGACAAGAGCTCGTTCTCTAGAAACTGCAATCTTGTATCATTTTTCTTCGAGAAAAGTGTGGCCAATATGTACCATGCGACTTTGGTGTCTCCTTTGTATTGAGGTGCTCCAACATTTCTTCATCAGCTATAGTTTTGATTGCAAACATGGCCTTACCTGCCTTAATATTCCATTTCTTCAAAGCAGTAATATCCTCAGGTAAACTAACTTCAGTGCCTTCTACAACATCTCACAAGTATTTGCCTTGGAGATTACGACTTCATgcatgtggtgtcacaccccctcccaaattACTGTCTTATTCCGGAAGAGAATGTGATGCCAACAGTTACCaaccatttgtaacacttattACCTTTTTGATATCCTTAACCTGCTTAAAAAA
This region includes:
- the LOC120084810 gene encoding uncharacterized mitochondrial protein AtMg00810-like, with the protein product MKELGELKHFLRLEIECSEKGLFLGQQKYAKYLLQKYGMSDCKPISTSMEVNKKFFMHEGKDIVDSTMYGELYLKNPHLEAVRRILRYLKGTSEYGILCNKCEDYKLEGFYDANYATDHVTRQSTIGYVFELGNRAVFLSHPL
- the LOC120084811 gene encoding uncharacterized protein LOC120084811; translation: MPHFNSNHVKLENVFYVLEMKKNFVSVSQLLSVGKFVVFEPGSVKVYHNLKVSGMSLMEGRRIDSIYVMSSETTYVNKTRKSEIVDMWHARFSHFSYRKLKIMMNKSMLKGLPQLDVKEDMVYAGC